The following proteins are co-located in the Lagenorhynchus albirostris chromosome 4, mLagAlb1.1, whole genome shotgun sequence genome:
- the TIFA gene encoding TRAF-interacting protein with FHA domain-containing protein A has translation MSDFEDADTEETVTCLQMTVYHPGHQQNGIFQSIRFFNREKLPSSEVVKFGRNSNTCHYTFKDKQVSRVQFSLQLFKKFDSSVLSFEIKNMSKKTKLIVDNKELGYLNKMDLPHKCLVRFGDYQFLMEKEDGESLQFFEIEFSLSTRPLLQENNWLPQKRIPECGSYSSCSTQNNSPIEMGENEW, from the coding sequence ATGTCTGATTTCGAAGATGCCGACACAGAAGAGACAGTAACTTGTCTCCAGATGACTGTTTACCATCCTGGCCACCAGCAAAATGGAATATTCCAATCAATAAGGTTTTTTAACCGAGAAAAACTCCCCTCCAGCGAAGTGGTGAAATTTGGCCGAAATTCCAACACCTGTCATTATACCTTTAAGGACAAACAGGTTTCCCGAGTTCAGTTTTCTTTGCAGCTATTTAAAAAGTTTGATAGCTCAGTTCtctcttttgaaattaaaaatatgagtaaGAAGACCAAACTGATTGTGGACAACAAGGAGCTGGGCTACCTAAATAAAATGGACCTGCCACACAAATGCCTCGTTAGGTTTGGGGACTATCAGTTCCTGATGGAGAAGGAAGATGGAGAGTCATTACAATTTTTTGAGATTGAATTTTCTTTGTCGACAAGACCACTCTTGCAAGAAAACAACTGGCTGCCACAGAAGCGCATACCTGAGTGTGGCAGTTATTCATCCTGTTCCACCCAAAACAATTCTCCTATAGAAATGGGTGAAAATGAATGGTAA